Proteins from one Patescibacteria group bacterium genomic window:
- a CDS encoding FtsQ-type POTRA domain-containing protein: MATIKKNYIESQKKRRQRARTRRLTITVITSAVCLVGTGAYLASSRFHIVDISLEGVVRASREDVDLYLAEWLTQKKWGILPVRSYWMLSRGDLASGLASAFPTIEHANVTTNFPHALKVSVKEYAGWGVLCRTNEEGCFWIDRAGVAFEPAPAGFSGAIVPKITDERERTVTLREQQLSGEMMRLITFFNEKAPSDTRIQSVEFTIARTDETIRVKTRAGWELLVLGKADPEYIWKNLETALAGEIKGGIGRLEYIDLRFGNKIFYKYRE; encoded by the coding sequence ATGGCCACCATCAAAAAAAACTATATTGAATCGCAGAAAAAAAGGCGGCAGCGGGCGCGCACGCGTCGTCTTACTATCACCGTGATTACAAGCGCCGTGTGTCTGGTGGGTACGGGTGCGTATTTAGCCTCGAGCCGTTTCCATATCGTTGATATTTCTCTCGAAGGAGTTGTGCGCGCATCGCGCGAAGATGTAGATCTCTATCTTGCTGAATGGCTCACGCAAAAAAAATGGGGCATTTTGCCCGTCCGCTCGTATTGGATGTTATCGCGCGGAGATTTGGCATCGGGTCTCGCGTCTGCGTTTCCTACGATTGAACACGCCAATGTTACGACTAATTTTCCTCACGCGCTCAAAGTGAGTGTCAAAGAGTACGCTGGTTGGGGTGTGTTGTGCCGTACGAACGAGGAGGGATGTTTTTGGATTGACCGAGCGGGCGTTGCATTTGAACCCGCGCCTGCAGGGTTTTCAGGTGCTATCGTGCCCAAGATCACCGATGAGCGTGAGCGGACGGTAACCCTCCGAGAGCAGCAGCTATCAGGTGAGATGATGCGGCTTATCACTTTTTTCAATGAAAAAGCGCCTTCCGATACACGCATTCAAAGTGTTGAGTTCACTATAGCGCGTACCGATGAGACGATCAGAGTTAAGACACGCGCCGGGTGGGAGCTTTTGGTGCTTGGAAAAGCCGACCCCGAATATATATGGAAAAATTTGGAGACAGCACTCGCAGGCGAGATCAAAGGCGGCATCGGGCGCCTCGAATATATCGATCTTCGCTTCGGCAACAAGATTTTTTATAAGTATCGCGAATAG